One window of the Suricata suricatta isolate VVHF042 chromosome 7, meerkat_22Aug2017_6uvM2_HiC, whole genome shotgun sequence genome contains the following:
- the MRPL2 gene encoding 39S ribosomal protein L2, mitochondrial: MALRVLTRALGSLSLTPPAVATLSSSLLPAAQVTSSTLLQLPSSSVLLLCRPLLTSVALSANFVSWKSCTKYTITPVKMRKSGGRNHTGRIQVHGIGGGHKQRYRMIDFLRFRPELEAKPGPFEEKVIVVRYDPCRSADIALVAGGSRKRWIIATENMQAGDIILNSDHIGRMAVAAREGDAHPLGALPVGTLINNVESEPGRGAQYIRAAGTCGVLLRKVNGTAIIQLPSKRQMQVLETCMATVGRVSNVDHNKRVIGKAGRNRWLGKRPSSGLWHRKGGWAGRKIRPLPPMKSYVRLPAAAAQS, from the exons ATGGCCCTGAGGGTACTGACTCGCGCTCTGGGCTCTCTGAGCCTGACGCCTCCGGCCGTCGCCACTCTCAGTTCGAGCCTGCTCCCGGCCGCCCAG GTGACAAGCAGTACCCTCCTCCAGCTGCCCTCTTCCTCAGTGTTGCTCCTCTGCCGCCCATTGCTTACCTCTGTGGCCCTTAGTGCCAATTTTGTGTCCTGGAAGAGTTGTACCAAGTACACCATCACACCCGTGAAGATGAGGAAGTCTGGGGGCCGAAACCACACAG GCCGAATCCAAGTGCATGGTATTGGTGGGGGCCACAAGCAACGTTATCGCATGATTGACTTTCTGCGGTTCCGGCCTGAGCTGGAAGCAAAGCCAGGACCCTTTGAGGAGAAGGTCATCGTGGTCCGCTACGATCCCTGTAG ATCAGCAGACATAGCTCTGGTTGCTGGGGGCAGCCGGAAACGCTGGATCATCGCCACAGAAAACATGCAGGCTGGAGATATAATCCTGAACTCTGATCACATAGGCCGAATGGCAG TTGCTGCTCGGGAAGGGGATGCACATCCTCTTGGGGCCTTACCTGTGGGGACTCTTATCAACAACGTGGAGAGTGAGCCAGGCCGGGGGGCCCAGTATATCCGCGCTGCAG GGACATGTGGTGTGCTGCTACGGAAGGTGAATGGGACGGCCATCATCCAGCTGCCCTCCAAGAGGCAGATGCAG GTTCTGGAAACGTGCATGGCAACAGTAGGCCGGGTATCCAACGTTGATCATAACAAACGGGTCATCGGCAAGGCTGGGCGGAACCGCTGGCTAGGCAAAAGGCCTTCCAGCGGGCTATGGCACCGCAAGGGTGGCTGGGCTGGCCGCAAGATTCGGCCACTGCCCCCCATGAAGAGTTATGTGAGGCTGCCTGCGGCTGCTGCTCAAAGCTGA